The genomic region GTATCATTTTTATGCCGATACCTGTGATAAATTCGGCTGGTGGGGTAGCAAGTATTTGACCAAGAAGTTTTTCGAGCAGTTGCACGCCCGTTATCGCCATCGCGTGTTGTTTGTGGCGGCTTACCATGCAGGAGATCGAGCAGGAGACAAACGCCAGCCGATGGGTATGTCGTTTTGTTTAACGAAGGGCGATCGCCTCTACGGTCGTTATTGGGGCAGTTTTCAAGAAATTGATTGCCTGCACTTCGAGGCGTGCTACTATAAGCCGATTGAATGGGCGATCGCCAATGGTATTCAAACTTTCGATCCTGGCGCGGGGGGAAGGCATAAAAAACGGCGCGGTTTCCCTGCTACTGTCAATCACAGCTTACATCGGTTTTATCATCGACGGTTGGCGCAAATTTTAACTTCCTACATTCGTGAGGTCAATGAGTTAGAACGGCAAGAAATCGAGGTAATTAATGCTGAATTACCCTACAATCGGCGAGATACGTAGCAGGTGGTTGATAGAACCAGATTTTTGTTTCCGTCTAGTCACGAATAAATTTGTAGGGACGTTACATGTAACGTCCCTACACTGATAACTGACAACTGACAACTGCTAACCTACCTGAACCAGTTTTTGGTCTAGTTCCGGCGATCGTCTATTCCCAGTCTCCTTGAGCTTTTTGTAGATTGTCAGAGCCTGAGCGACGACTTGATCCATGTTGTAATACTTGTAGGTTGCTAACCTGCCGACAAAATGCACCCCGGAAGTTGCGTCAGCGAGTGCCTGATATTTTTTGTAGAGTGCAGTATTTTCCGATCGCGGTACGGGATAATATGGATCGCCTTCGGCGCGTGGGTACTCGTAGACAATACTCGTTTTGGGATGCTCTTGTCCGGTTAAGTATTTGAATTCTGTAACCCGCGTATATAGGTGTTCGTTAGGATAGTTGACTACGGCAACTGGCTGATGCACGGGCGTATTCACGGTTTCGTGCTGAAATTCCAAAGAGCGGTAAGGAAGCTTACCGTAACGGTAATCGAAGAATAAATCGATGGGACCTGTATAAATCATCTCGCAATACGGTATCGTCCCCACAATTTCCCGATAGTCAGTTTGGAGCATGATTTTGATATTCGGGTGAGATAGCATATTCTCGAACATTCGAGTATAACCATGCAGGGGCATTGCTTGATATGTATCCGTAAAATAGCGATTGTCGCGGTTCGTGCGGGTAGGTACGCGGGCAGTCACCGATCGATCGAGTTCTGATGGATCGATGTCCCATTGCTTGCGCGTGTAGTTGCGGAAGAATTTTTCGTAGAGTTCCCTGCCAACCTTATTAACTACCACATCTTCAGAAGTTAGGATACGCTCTTTTGGCTCAGCCACCGAAGCGAAAAACTCTTCTAGCTGGAATGA from Chroococcidiopsis sp. SAG 2025 harbors:
- the glf gene encoding UDP-galactopyranose mutase; translated protein: MFDYLIVGAGFAGSVLAERLASQLGKKILIIDTRSHIGGNAYDCYNEAGILIHRYGPHIFHTNSREVFEYLSHFTQWRSYEHRVLASVDGQLVPIPINLDTINRLYGLNLTSFQLEEFFASVAEPKERILTSEDVVVNKVGRELYEKFFRNYTRKQWDIDPSELDRSVTARVPTRTNRDNRYFTDTYQAMPLHGYTRMFENMLSHPNIKIMLQTDYREIVGTIPYCEMIYTGPIDLFFDYRYGKLPYRSLEFQHETVNTPVHQPVAVVNYPNEHLYTRVTEFKYLTGQEHPKTSIVYEYPRAEGDPYYPVPRSENTALYKKYQALADATSGVHFVGRLATYKYYNMDQVVAQALTIYKKLKETGNRRSPELDQKLVQVG